The Cervus canadensis isolate Bull #8, Minnesota chromosome X, ASM1932006v1, whole genome shotgun sequence genome contains a region encoding:
- the CLCN5 gene encoding H(+)/Cl(-) exchange transporter 5 isoform X2: protein MMDFLEEPIPGVGTYDDFNTIDWVREKSRDRDRHREITNKSKESTWALIHSVSDAFSGWLLMLLIGLLSGSLAGLIDISAHWMTDLKEGICTSGIWFNHEHCCWNSKHVTFENRDKCPEWNSWSQLIISTNEGAFAYIVNYFMYVLWALLFAFLAVSLVKVFAPYACGSGIPEIKTILSGFIIRGYLGKWTLMIKTITLVLAVSSGLSLGKEGPLVHVACCCGNILCHCFNKYRKNEAKRREVLSAAAAAGVSVAFGAPIGGVLFSLEEVSYYFPLKTLWRSFFAALVAAFTLRSINPFGNSRLVLFYVEFHTPWHLFELVPFILLGIFGGLWGALFIRTNIAWCRKRKTTQLGKYPVVEVLVVTAITAILAFPNEYTRVSTSELISELFNDCGLLDSSKLCDYENRFNTSKAGELPDRPAGVGVYSAMWQLALTLILKIVITIFTFGMKIPSGLFIPSMAVGAIAGRLLGVGMEQLAYYHHDWAIFNSWCSQGADCITPGLYAMVGAAACLGGVTRMTVSLVVIMFELTGGLEYIVPLMAAAMTSKWVADALGREGIYDAHIRLNGYPFLEAKEEFAHKTLAMDVMKPRRNDPLLTVLTQDSMTVEDVETIISETTYSGFPVVVSRESQRLVGFVLRRDLIISIENARKKQDGVVSTSIIYFTEHSPPVPPYTPPTLKLRNILDLSPFTVTDLTPMEIVVDIFRKLGLRQCLVTHNGRLLGIITKKDVLKHIAQMANQDPDSILFN from the exons ATTACCAACAAAAGCAAAGAATCAACATGGGCCTTAATTCACAGTGTGAGCGATGCTTTTTCTGGCTGGTTGTTGATGCTACTTATTGGGCTTTTATCAG GTTCCCTAGCTGGCTTGATAGACATCTCTGCTCACTGGATGACAGACTTAAAAGAAGGTATATGCACATCAGGAATCTGGTTTAACCATGAACACTGTTGCTGGAACTCCAAGCATGTCACCTTTGAAAACAGAGACAAATGCCCAGAGTGGAATAGCTGGTCCCAGCTTATTATCAGCACGAATGAG GGAGCCTTTGCCTACATAGTCAATTATTTCATGTACGTCCTCTGGGCTCTCCTATTTGCCTTCCTTGCCGTATCTCTTGTCAAGGTGTTTGCACCTTATGCCTGTGGCTCTGGAATCCCTGAG ATAAAAACTATCTTGAGTGGTTTCATTATTAGGGGCTATTTGGGTAAGTGGACCCtgatgatcaaaaccatcacACTGGTACTGGCAGTGTCATCTGGCCTGAGCCTGGGCAAAGAGGGCCCCCTAGTGCACGTGGCTTGCTGCTGTGGGAACATCCTATGCCACTGCTTCAACAAATACCGGAAGAATGAAGCCAAGCGCAGAGAG GTCTTGtcagctgctgccgctgctggtGTATCTGTAGCCTTTGGGGCACCTATTggtggagtattattcagcctagAAGAG GTCAGCTACTACTTTCCCCTCAAAACACTGTGGCGTTCATTTTTCGCTGCTCTAGTGGCAGCATTCACTCTACGCTCCATCAATCCGTTTGGGAACAGCCGCCTGGTTCTATTTTATGTGGAGTTTCACACCCCATGGCATCTCTTTGAGCTTGTGCCCTTCATTCTGCTGGGCATATTTGGTGGTTTGTGGGGAGCTCTGTTTATCCGCACCAACATTGCCTGGTGTCGGAAGCGGAAGACAACCCAGTTGGGCAAGTATCCTGTCGTAGAGGTTCTTGTCGTGACAGCCATCACTGCCATCCTGGCTTTCCCCAATGAGTATACCCGAGTGAGCACAAGTGAGCTCATCTCTGAGCTGTTCAATGACTGTGGCCTCCTGGACTCCTCCAAACTCTGTGATTATGAGAACCGTTTCAACACAAGCAAGGCGGGTGAGCTGCCCGACAGACCAGCTGGCGTGGGAGTCTACAGTGCAATGTGGCAGCTGGCCTTGACACTCATACTGAAAATTGTCATCACTATATTCACCTTTGGCATGAAG ATTCCTTCTGGTCTCTTTATCCCTAGCATGGCTGTTGGTGCTATAGCAGGTCGGCTTTTGGGAGTTGGGATGGAACAGCTGGCTTATTACCACCATGACTGGGCCATCTTCAATAGCTGGTGCAGTCAAGGAGCAGATTGCATCACCCCTGGCCTTTATGCGATGGTTGGGGCTGCAGCCTGCTTGG GTGGGGTGACTCGGATGACTGTTTCTCTTGTTGTCATAATGTTTGAACTAACTGGTGGCTTGGAATACATTGTGCCTCTAATGGCTGCAGCTATGACAAGCAAGTGGGTGGCAGATGCTCTTGGGCGGGAGGGCATCTATGATGCCCACATCCGTCTCAATGGGTACCCCTTTCTTGAAGCCAAAGAAGAGTTTGCTCATAAGACCCTGGCAATGGATGTGATGAAACCCCGGAGAAATGATCCTTTGTTGACTGTCCTTACTCAGGACAGTATGACCGTGGAAGATGTAGAGACCATAATCAGTGAAACAACTTATAGTGGCTTCCCAGTGGTGGTGTCCCGGGAGTCCCAAAGACTTGTGGGTTTTGTCCTCCGAAGAGACCTCATTATTTCAATTG aaaatgcTCGAAAAAAGCAGGATGGAGTTGTGAGCACTTCCATCATTTATTTCACCGAGCATTCTCCTCCAGTGCCACCATACACCCCACCTACCCTCAAGCTTCGGAACATCCTGGATCTCAGCCCCTTCACTGTGACTGACCTTACGCCCATGGAGATTGTGGTGGATATCTTCCGCAAGCTGGGACTGCGGCAGTGCCTGGTTACACACAATGG GCGATTGCTTGGGATCATTACCAAAAAGGATGTGCTAAAGCATATAGCACAGATGGCGAACCAAGATCCTGATTCCATTCTCTTCAACTAG